CATCCTCTGCAAACTTCTATATTCGGCACTCTGTTCAACTGGTCATCGCTTTTGGTACTACACTTACAATTCGACTTTGCTTGGCCTCGGGTGGACATTCCTCCCGGATGCATCGTCTTGAGCAATCTCAAGACGCTTTCCCTTAGAGTTGGGGTATTCTCGGACGAGTCCATGAGAATGCTGCTCGCTTCCTGTCCTAACCTAGAAATTCTGTTTTTGGATTTCTCAGAAAATTATGATGCCGCTATCGAAATTGCAATACTGAATCTTCGCAGATTGGTCCTTAAAGGCACTAAGAGCAAGACGCGTATCAATTGCCGGAATCTTGAATCTTTATCCATTGATAGCAGTTCTTATCTTCAAGAGTTCCATGTCTACGCGCCATCCCTGGTCTGTGTTCATTTAGCTCAATTTCGATGGTGCCATAGATTAGCTTCGAGTTTACGCAATGTGGCAGAGCTAAGCATATCTCTTCTAAGTCTTCCTGCTAACCTGGTACGTGCTATGATCTCTTCTTATTTCGAACTGTAGCCTATCAATTCTTGTCAGATCTATATTTCCAGAAAATTATGCCAGAAGGAGACTTGTTACAGCTTCTTTGAGTTTTGTCTTTTCAAACATAGTGACTAAGGCAACCCCTCCAAAGATGtataaaaaaagattaaaaataagaTAGATAAAAAGATTTGGGCGATCACTTGTGCTTCAATGCCAAAATCGTTAGGAATTCAGCTCACATCTAGTCTGAGTTCTGTTAGATCAACTAAGAGGGGAAGACACAAAATTGTACAAGGAATTTGAGCTATTCATGTGGCAAGAAGTAGTGACAAGCAAGATGTAGCTATGTATTAGTGATTGTTTTGTTCTTCGCATATAAAGATATAACACTTTAACAAATAAAAAACTCACATAATTTACTACTTTAGCAGCTTGTTCTATCTCTATTGAATGTTTACTTTATTTTTGGATTTCAGGCGGAGCATTTGTCTATGATCGAAAGCTTTAAATTGTTTCATAAAATAAAGAAATTGAAGATCCATTTGCATCTTCGTTATGCGTTTACCATGCAAttgctctttctttttcttcgagAGATTCCAAATGTCCCCTCACTCCATTTAGTCGACGACACATTTAACGAGGTTTGTTGTTAGACTTATTATAATTCTTTAAGCAGTGACAATgtcttaatttgatttgaattatctctaaattttatttaaaaatttcaggAGCAGTTTTTGCCATTTTCACTTATGATTGATGCTTGGAGAGAGTCCTTACAAATTATGCCCTACAGGAGTTTAAATAACCTCAAATTAGTTTTGGTCGAAATCGAAGCTGAAAGGGTTGCATTAACAACCGTGGAGATGCTATCTGAGAGAGTTCAAGAATGGGACAGAGTAGATGTAAGGTGCATTGAGTAACTAAGAGTTTTGTGAATACTTTTATACAAACATACTACTTGGAAATAGTAGTTTTTCTTTTCAATCTCCTCATTTGAATCAACAAAGTATAGGTCAGCCTTGGCTAGGCTACCATTAATGTGATTTTTCTCTTAGGTATTCTGAGTTTGGTGGTGAATAAGACAATTAGTTGTGAGAAATTGTATATAGACATTGTTCTGTCTTTACTCTAGAATAGTTGTGACTTGTGAGAAATAATAGagttcatatcatatctctaCTCTTGAATTTCTGATGGAAAAGGTTATTTTTCTAGACATTAACAGAATTATTATTCTCTTTTTCAAAATCCCTTctcaaaattataaatttatgaaAATGCCCTCTGAATTCCAGTTATAAGAACATTTTAAATTCTAAGGGGAGCAAATAGATTGCCAAAAGTTATaagaatatattttatttaatttttatcttttatgtttatttttttccttttaatacCGTCAAAGAGAAGTTATGTGCAAGAATTCCAGTTATGTCTTGAGTGTTCAAATGTTATATAGACTTTTATTTTTTGTATTAAagataatttaatatattaaaaaagaagtgaaaaaaataatattattagaaaGTAAAAGATAAGAAGGTCATCTATATAGCTAAGtgcaataaaaattaataaatttttatttatattataattcTAGATGCATTTGAATCTagaaattaataatcaaatatattatgagaaagaaaaaacagaaaagaaacaCCCTCCAATATTAGTTgagttattttatatttattttactcAGGTTAATGAAAGTCTTCAAGTAATATTTGACAGTCTTCAAGTAATGTGGTAGTAGAAAAACTTAGGAAGTTATTTTATACTCTTCTACTatattaatttaaagtgatttatTATAATTATCAAGATGCATTCAATAAGTATTAATATATCATATTTTGGTAATGACTACCCTAAATGAATTAACAAATTAAGTTTTTGGGGATTTTAGTGATTCAGTGAGTCAAAATAATATATTCAATTAAATCATCGGATCAAATAGATCTAACTGAGTACGTATGCTTGATGATGATATTAGTTCATCTAATTTATGGAGAGAAGTTATTAGTTGTGGAACATGCAATTGACTAATGATGGaacaaagataaaattaaaaaaaatataaatgaacaaattaaaaagtaagattaatatattacaatgttaaaaataaaaatttctaatcAACTAATTAGAATCTATTGGATCGAGTCACAtgtgatttgaaaaatattttttttttagtttttcaaataaaatatacaGCAGAAAATCACGTGATTTGGTggtgaattcattttttttagttACCTTTCCCAACTCCTTCGCTTTCGAACCGGATCACTTTAAGCTCAACTCAATTTATTTTGTCCtatcaaataaacttaaatacggTAAAATTTAGCCCGGATTAATTCGTTTATGGTCTAGACACTGAGAGTCGTCATAAAGAAAAAAATCTATTTCCATTTGATGCTCCATCATATTTATCTAATCAAAATTGAAGAATTAAAGATTCACCATGTAatttataaagatttttttttttgcacttaCTCCTATCGTCTTAAATACTTCTCAAGACTTAGGTTATGTTTATTttgtccttttaggatattttccattctttttaggatcttttccattttatcaagtcttgacctcaagacttgattttctttccataaatccctagattttgatttttcattaagtccttgaacatttttatttctagacttATAACTACGGTCCTTAATGTTCTTGCCtaggttatctaccttcctaaccttaggtgaggtagtcttagcatgaaaagCCACATGTTTTCCCTTAatactatcatgctttctatttttatggtaaatgatattaaaataatataaattagaactagcatactttttaccatGAGTCAAAGGgataggttcaataaatgataccttggattttaccttggaatctctcccttgacttgtgcttcctcctttgactttgaccgTCTTCTTCCCTTTTGGACATTAACTTCGGTAATGACCTTTTTgattacacaagaagcacactatgtgctccttgcgcttctttgttgtggggggcGGTTTtcttggacttctccttgccctttggtgccacttggcccttcttcttggccaatttatggcacttactcttgtagtgccaatgttccctacactcaagacatataatataatttttatttttaattaaaacatttataccttcacatgtagggatgacacttgattctccatttgatgtctcttgatttttggaggatgcatcatcttcttctccacttgaccTGAAAGTAGAAGCCTCTCCTTTTTCTTGATCTGGTGTCATCAAAAGTCACTCCCCCTCAAtcatagaggtggaggcttcttcatcttcattttGTATATGGAATAAAgggtatgctccctctttgccctttttgttgcattccttgaagatgaagcttcttggacttctccttcgaatgttgagcatctctcaacttccgagtccgcttcttcttccttttggtcttGATCCGATGAATCACACTCTTTTGATTTTTCTTggtttggtatagtggagggttcttcatgaatatTTGCTAatttactccaaagctccttggcatccttgaattctccaacttgagccaaaatattatTTGACAATAAATTGAttaatagcttggtcactttgtcatttgcctcgctcctttgaatttgctcttggttccacttgctcctcttgagagttTTGCTCTTTGAATTTGTTGAagtttcaaagccttccattagatcaaaccattactctatctccattataagaaaattttcgatccttgatttccaagaatcaaagctcgTGGACacaaatggtggaggcaccctcgtgtcaaatccaaaTTAATCtctgaattccatttgaagttgagctcttgatgaattctttaacttgataaattttgctccaacttcttcaccctctagcctttttGCCCCTTACGACGATGATTTCGGTAAAGAGCGActtcgctttgataccacttgttagggtcgaaatatgatagagggggtgaatagctcgtcgcgcttctcgttgcttgcttcttggtgatgatatgcaacgGAATGAACAAGAAACAAAACTATAATGgtaacacgaggatttacttagtatccaccttaagaagagatgactaattcaaggatccacacgcgacacacactccactaatcaAAACACTCCTCGGTCACAGCCagaagcggagaagcctcgtacaaactcacacaataatatacaacacccacaagaagaaaatacaaaagatacaaatgaaaactcttttttcttgcttacttgttgcttgttgttgcctcatGAACCTTGCAAGTGTaactacacttgtctccaagagccttcaagatctgACTGTGAAAACGTGGAGAAGCTCGCTGAGATCGTCGCTATGTCGCTGGAGAAGACGCTcaccaacggctataacctg
This window of the Zingiber officinale cultivar Zhangliang chromosome 3B, Zo_v1.1, whole genome shotgun sequence genome carries:
- the LOC122055384 gene encoding F-box/LRR-repeat protein At3g26922-like, which gives rise to MDDDDLYWPPPSTNVDYLSNLPDSLLLHILSSLTAHNSVRTSVLARRWRNLWASVPIIFFDYYDFHPDIVSGAEEIVNRFIASRRSSSAVFSLCMNLNLIFPVTWIEYAKSHGTQSVTLYLFYHPLQTSIFGTLFNWSSLLVLHLQFDFAWPRVDIPPGCIVLSNLKTLSLRVGVFSDESMRMLLASCPNLEILFLDFSENYDAAIEIAILNLRRLVLKGTKSKTRINCRNLESLSIDSSSYLQEFHVYAPSLVCVHLAQFRWCHRLASSLRNVAELSISLLSLPANLAEHLSMIESFKLFHKIKKLKIHLHLRYAFTMQLLFLFLREIPNVPSLHLVDDTFNEEQFLPFSLMIDAWRESLQIMPYRSLNNLKLVLVEIEAERVALTTVEMLSERVQEWDRVDVRCIE